Proteins from one Plasmodium yoelii strain 17X genome assembly, chromosome: 2 genomic window:
- a CDS encoding vacuolar protein sorting-associated protein 53, putative, with translation MKSLNDIDINKTEEDNDDDYISKYINDKIKNIEDVEMSIDIMRKEIYDLDRVMEEKIENHVLKRNEYESKFENIKKKMKNINNLVENVDKEAEKGAKILSNLCCDIKRLDIGKQNVTQVILIFKRIAIIITSVIQLKKKARKREYKKCMYLVYIIKNMFLYINNLKNTNSENISNNINTLYNDINILFEELKQQIVEDINLIYDPDVHIEKNIIYLNDNNFEIKDKEKGKENDSKISINLFDACNCLYQLHPNYINNVVNKFVNFFLEKYILIFENNNNNTFETIDRRIAWLKRALNNYKNTYIYIFPDYYNIQFYFVSKFCFITKKHIIKMISYSMEEMNSVSLIQTVIKFINFENYLIKNIFFISPPDHLSLDNFDFIESPFPEIIYQILSQKKASTKLDSQACGNKQIDDTNQMNNLNENVKVDPKLIPHNNSPKKTHISSIGTKEMDIQGGVDNSAKFKNGEKSGEKNGKGGSDCGSDCGSGGHTFKRIISCVFDSYLSSWLKCEESKILAKYENIINEENNEINRNSKKEDDKIILEQFEKNEYNKIQNFINFINFINLDKCDNDDDNKSVNPNVSENKFENNFENILEGKNNIYKSAYKIFYIYKSYINMISQFTNCKTLFDFFIFFKRLLTKYSEELNNRIIEKIVLKNKINNLFLNSKIINTCYYIEQTMGEAYENMINIISPLFVKKIHFKEEEKLFLNIKTKSIKIIISFINDQIYQIIKTNLINIYDIRQLQKISPYIINLKNFLYKYFFFFSHILNETYLIYLLEKTASLIIDHFFQNIFSFNFMTNITAQQLLLDCNAIENILYKIPNVLTKFENLKINNEQINYNIIEELQSTNFTENDNNQSLIPKTYYNYIKQKINKIKFLIQIFISNTLDINSFNTLLAQNNNICTIHEIEKILSLKDDKYIHTQPNIYHSNNKYIDHFKKREINSAKEIKSLFNKLPPKAANKEVANSRSSE, from the coding sequence ATGAAATCGTTAAATGATATTGATATAAACAAAACAGAAGAAGATAATGATGACGATTATATATCAAAATacataaatgataaaataaaaaatattgaggATGTAGAAATGAGCATTGATATAATGAGgaaagaaatatatgatcTTGATAGAGTTATGGAAGAAAAAATTGAGAACCatgttttaaaaagaaatgaatatgaatcaaaatttgaaaatataaaaaaaaaaatgaaaaatattaataatttagtGGAAAATGTAGATAAAGAAGCAGAAAAAGGAGCAAAAATATTATCTAATTTATGTTGTGATATCAAAAGGCTAGATATAGGTAAACAAAATGTTACACAAgtcattttaatttttaaaagaattGCTATAATCATTACATCTGTAattcaattaaaaaaaaaagctagAAAAcgagaatataaaaaatgtatgtatttagtatatatcataaaaaatatgtttttatatattaacaatttaaaaaatacaaattcaGAAAATATTagcaataatataaatactcTATACAacgatataaatattttatttgaagAATTGAAACAACAAATTGTTGAagatattaatttaatatatgatcCGGATGttcatatagaaaaaaatataatatatttaaatgataataattttgaaattaAAGACAAAGAAAAAGGAAAAGAAAACGATTCCAAAATATCTATTAACTTATTTGATGCATGTAACTGTTTATATCAATTACAtccaaattatataaataatgtagtaaacaaatttgttaatttttttttagaaaaatatatcttaatttttgagaataataataataacacatTTGAAACTATTGATAGACGAATAGCTTGGTTAAAACGtgcattaaataattataaaaatacatatatttatatttttcctgattattataatatccaattttattttgtatccaaattttgttttataacaaaaaaacatattattaaGATGATTTCATATTCTATGGAAGAAATGAATTCAGTTTCTTTAATTCAAACagttattaaatttattaattttgaaaattatttaattaaaaatatattttttatttctccTCCTGATCATCTATCTTTAGACAATTTCGATTTTATAGAATCACCATTTCCTGAAATTATTTATCAGATTTTATCACAAAAAAAAGCAAGCACAAAACTTGACAGCCAAGCATGTGGCAACAAACAGATAGATGATACCAACCAAatgaataatttaaatgaaaatgtaAAAGTTGACCCAAAACTAATACCACACAATAATTCTCCAAAAAAAACTCATATTTCCAGTATAGGCACAAAAGAAATGGATATACAGGGCGGCGTGGATAATTCGgccaaatttaaaaatggcGAAAAGAGTGGCGAAAAGAATGGGAAAGGTGGTAGTGATTGTGGTAGCGATTGTGGTAGTGGGGGGCACACGTTTAAGCGAATAATCTCGTGCGTATTCGACAGCTACTTGAGCAGCTGGCTAAAATGCGAAGAAAGTAAAATATTAGccaaatatgaaaatataataaacgAAGAAAATAACGAAATAAACAGAAATAGTAAAAAAGAGGACGATAAAATTATTCTAGAACagtttgaaaaaaatgaatataataagattcaaaattttataaattttataaattttataaatttggaTAAATgtgataatgatgatgataataaatcgGTTAATCCAAACGTATCAGAAAATAagtttgaaaataattttgaaaacattttagaaggaaaaaataatatatataaatctgcatacaaaatattttatatatataaaagctacataaatatgatatctcaatttacaaattgtaaaacattatttgatttttttatattttttaaaagattattaacaaaatatagtGAAGAATTAAACAATAgaattatagaaaaaattgttttaaaaaataaaattaataatttatttctaaattctaaaattattaacacaTGTTATTATATTGAGCAAACTATGGGAGAAGCTTATGAAAATATGATCAACATTATAAGTCCactttttgttaaaaaaattcatttcaaagaagaagaaaaattatttttaaatataaaaacaaaatctataaaaattattatatcttttattaaTGATCAAATCTATCAAATTATCAAAACTAATTTAATTAACATTTATGATATTAGacaattacaaaaaatatctccttatattataaatttaaaaaattttttatataaatatttttttttttttagtcatattttaaatgaaacatatttaatttatttgttagAGAAAACTGCATCATTAATAAttgatcatttttttcaaaatatattttcttttaattttatgaCAAATATCACAGCTCAACAGTTACTATTAGATTGTAATGcaatagaaaatatattatataaaattcctAACGTTTTaacaaaatttgaaaatttgaaaataaataatgaacaaattaattataatataattgaaGAATTACAATCTACAAACTTTactgaaaatgataataaccAATCATTAATTCCTAAAACTTACTATAATTATAtcaaacaaaaaattaataaaatcaaatttttaattcaaatatttatttctaaCACTTTAGATATCAATTCATTTAATACACTACTTgctcaaaataataatatatgtacaatacatgaaattgaaaaaatactATCTTTAAAAGATGATAAATATATCCACACACAACCAAACATATATCATAGTAATAACAAATACATCGATCATTTTAAAAAGAGAGAGATTAATTCTGCTAAGGAAATTAAATCCCTTTTTAACAAACTTCCCCCCAAAGCGGCGAATAAGGAAGTGGCGAATAGCCGAAGTAGCGAATAA
- a CDS encoding cysteine desulfurase, putative codes for MKVFKISKTLNFQSNNIFSKLNKCSETSCFKNNLKNNLKNKYASVVSSNEHLFNKSVCYNNHKFSSRADKNQVAETASNEIKARVSECSENFKNDAKNDAKNSVQNCAPNCAPNCAQNGAQNGAQNDAKQSGDFEFSDNKQIELIANFMSKEKEKKMNRFYLDSQATTMIDPRVLDKMMPYMTYIYGNAHSRNHFFGWESEQAVEDARANLIKLLNGNNNKEIIFTSGATESNNLALIGTCTYYNKLNNKKNHIITSQIEHKCILQTCRYLQTKGFEVTYLKPDANGLIKLEDLKNSIKENTILASFIYVNNEIGVIQDIENIGKICKENKIIFHTDASQAVGKIKIDVQKLNIDLLSLSSHKLYGPKGVGALYIKRKKPNIRLNAIIHGGGQERGLRSGTLPTHLIVGLGEAANICLSEMDRDNKKMNFFFNYVKNYISKELDYIIFNGCQINRYFGNMNISFLFVEGESLLMSLNDIALSSGSACTSSTLEPSYVLRSIGITEEIAHTSIRIGFNRFTTFFEVQQLCKNLVKSVKRLRSISPLYEAELEKNTSGNYPKFIWT; via the coding sequence ATGAAAGTCTTTAAAATTTCCAAAACTCTGAATTTTCAGAGTAATAACATATTTagcaaattaaataaatgtagCGAAACATCATgctttaaaaataatttgaaaaataatttgaaaaataaatatgcatcCGTTGTAAGTAGTAATGAGCATCTTTTCAATAAAAGCGTGTGCtataataatcataaatTTAGTAGTAGAGCAGATAAAAATCAAGTGGCTGAGACGGCAagtaatgaaataaaagcGAGGGTATCTGAATGTTcagaaaattttaaaaacgaCGCCAAAAATGACGCCAAAAATAGTGTCCAAAATTGTGCTCCAAATTGTGCTCCAAATTGTGCTCAAAATGGTGCTCAAAATGGTGCTCAAAATGACGCCAAACAGAGTGGCGACTTCGAGTTTAGTGATAATAAACAAATCGAATTAATTGCCAATTTTATGAgcaaagaaaaagaaaaaaaaatgaatcgTTTCTATTTAGATAGCCAAGCAACAACAATGATCGATCCAAGAGTTTTAGATAAAATGATGCCTTATATGACATACATATATGGTAATGCTCATTCTCGGAATCATTTTTTTGGTTGGGAATCAGAGCAAGCAGTAGAAGATGCAAGAGCTAATCTTATAAAACTATtaaatggtaataataataaagaaataatttttacatCTGGAGCAACTGAAAGTAATAATTTAGCTTTAATAGGAACTTGTacttattataataaattaaataataaaaaaaatcatataattACATCACAAATTGAacataaatgtatattacaAACTTGTAGATATTTACAAACAAAAGGTTTTGAAGTAACATATTTAAAACCAGATGCAAATGGTTTAATTAAATTagaagatttaaaaaatagtataaaagaaaatactatattagcatcttttatatatgtaaataatgaaataggTGTTATACAagatattgaaaatattgGAAAAATTtgtaaagaaaataaaattatatttcataCTGATGCATCTCAAGCAgttggaaaaataaaaatagatgtacaaaaattaaatatagatttattatcattatcaagTCATAAATTATATGGACCTAAAGGTGTTGgtgcattatatattaaaagaaaaaaaccaAACATAAGATTAAATGCGATAATTCATGGGGGGGGTCAAGAAAGAGGTTTACGATCTGGAACATTACCAACACATCTAATTGTTGGGTTAGGTGAAGCAgcaaatatatgtttatcaGAAATGGATagagataataaaaaaatgaatttcttttttaattatgttaaaaattatatatcaaaagaattagattatattatatttaatggATGCCAAATAAATAGATATTTTggaaatatgaatatatccTTTTTGTTTGTTGAAGGAGAAAGTTTATTAATGTCACTAAATGATATAGCATTAAGTTCAGGTTCAGCATGTACATCTAGTACATTAGAACCCAGTTATGTTCTAAGATCTATTGGAATCACAGAAGAAATTGCTCACACATCTATACGAATTGGTTTTAATCGATTTACAACATTTTTTGAAGTACAACAGTTATGTAAAAATTTAGTCAAATCTGTTAAAAGATTAAGAAGTATATCACCTTTATATGAAGcagaattagaaaaaaatacatcTGGAAATTATCCAAAATTTATATGGACTTAA
- a CDS encoding DNA (cytosine-5)-methyltransferase, putative yields the protein METTRALELYSGIGGFHYSVLQTLINYIHFSYPDVRNTHNDIASNNSGESSPLDISKKLKNVVRFISIDLNPIANETYYHNFKENTIYLTNKKDINKFFKNVHNSLNTQASSSMLKSEENISSQNISSQNIRSQNISSQHINSQNISSQNISSQNISSQNISSQNISSQNISSQNISSQNISSQHISSQNISSQNISSQNISSQNISSQHINSQNIRSQNNDNYNNQFGDSNFMSDLKNKDYILQTDINNLTFEFFDNFKFYILLISNPCQPYTRLNKKFKEINLTQLYNENNYINKEFTKEKLNDGFLFNQNYFINNDSKENTQTCSYFNNNINNIHDYNNICSDEKNRFERCNINKRSDIKTEKNCKDEEIDQNYILNNLKINDKINPFDIEKDKRTYSFFHVCNLLKNMNVNSLPKYIFIENVKNFELSFSFLYFINSIKDNYNFQTYLLSPLQFGIPNERLRFYCICKKKSNDNDNIDLERKKNEQNNFAPYTNSLKPRNFLSLKKKNENIFPKFYTPTLTTFLDHNKKYFITSPKLNRVNILNEKLQDFEVTKNILQKQSAYCFDIIDINKNEHICCFEASNYYNEKNKFINNSSNKNNNLNVLNDFKQLHATCFTSNYARFINGSGSILYFNNKDDQNSCQNTSAPLQNYYDQLRKIDIPASQNTNLAVHNKNNYDIKENEIKKYENHVRYFTPTEICRLMGYKMHTNKLTAFNQINKNIYGNIYWNIDHINHVCAYTDNIHYCDIMGTNTCILNSDNNVEPINNRKDSKQNYIQNNSCLCHEFRFHELLTNKQKYKLIGNSVNVTVISLIFQTYNVFKDILNI from the coding sequence atggaGACTACCCGAGCTTTAGAACTTTATAGTGGAATAGGAGGTTTTCATTATAGTGTTTTACAAACcctaataaattatattcatttttcatATCCAGATGTAAGAAACACACACAATGACATTGCATCAAACAACAGTGGAGAGAGTTCTCCTTTGGATAtctcaaaaaaattaaaaaatgttgttCGCTTTATTTCAATAGATCTAAACCCCATTGCAAATGAAAcatattatcataattttaaagaaaatacAATTTACTTAACCAACAAAAAAGACATaaacaaattttttaaaaatgttcaTAACTCTTTAAACACGCAGGCTTCTTCAAGCATGCTAAAATCGgaagaaaatataagcaGTCAAAATATAAGCAGTCAAAATATAAGAAGCCAAAATATAAGCAGTCAACATATAAACAGTCAAAATATAAGCAGTCAAAATATAAGCAGTCAAAATATAAGCAGTCAAAATATAAGCAGTCAAAATATAAGCAGCCAAAATATAAGCAGTCAAAATATAAGCAGTCAAAATATAAGCAGTCAACATATAAGCAGCCAAAATATAAGCAGTCAAAATATAAGCAGTCAAAATATAAGCAGTCAAAATATAAGCAGTCAACATATAAACAGCCAAAATATAAGAAGccaaaataatgataactataacaatcAATTTGGAGACTCTAATTTTATGTCTGATTTGAAAAATAAGGATTACATTCTCCAAACTGATATAAATAACTTAacttttgaattttttgataattttaaattttacattttattaatatcaaaTCCGTGTCAACCATATACAAggttaaacaaaaaatttaaagaaataaatttaactcaattatataatgaaaataattatataaataaagaatttaCAAAGGAAAAACTAAATGATGGGTTCCTTTTtaatcaaaattattttattaataatgattctAAAGAAAATACACAAACAtgttcatattttaataacaacataaataatatccATGATTACAACAACATTTGCAGTGATGAAAAGAACCGATTTGAAAGGTGCAATATTAATAAACGATCCGATataaaaacagaaaaaaattgtaaagaTGAAGAAATCgatcaaaattatattttaaataatttgaagattaatgataaaataaaccCTTTTGATATTGAAAAAGATAAGAGAACATATAGTTTTTTTCATGTATGTAATTtgctaaaaaatatgaatgttAATAGTTTacctaaatatatatttattgaaaatgtaaaaaattttgaattatcattttcttttttatattttataaattctaTTAAAGACAATTATAATTTCCAAACATATCTTCTTTCTCCGTTACAATTTGGAATACCAAATGAGCGTCTTCGTTTTTATTGcatatgcaaaaaaaaaagtaatgaCAATGATAATATCGATTTAGAacgtaaaaaaaatgaacaaaataactTTGCGCCATATACAAATTCACTAAAACCTCggaattttttatcattaaaaaaaaaaaatgaaaatatctTTCCAAAGTTTTACACACCAACCTTAACTACATTTCTTgatcataataaaaaatattttataacatCCCCAAAATTAAATAGggtaaatattttaaatgaaaaattgcAAGATTTCGAAGTTACTAAGAACATACTTCAAAAACAATCAGCTTATTGTTTTGATAttattgatataaataaaaatgaacatatcTGTTGTTTTGAAGCAagtaattattataatgaaaaaaataaatttataaataattctagtaataaaaataacaatttaaatGTGCTAAATGATTTCAAGCAATTACATGCCACCTGTTTTACATCCAATTATGCACGATTCATAAACGGTTCGGGCTCGatcttatattttaataataaagacGACCAAAATAGCTGTCAAAACACATCAGCACCcttacaaaattattatgacCAGTTAAGAAAAATTGACATCCCAGCTAGCCAAAATACCAACCTTGCTgttcataataaaaataattatgatatcaaagaaaatgaaataaaaaaatacgaaAATCATGTTCGGTATTTTACACCAACAGAAATATGTAGATTGATGGGTTATAAAATGcatacaaataaattaactgcttttaatcaaattaataaaaatatttatggaAACATATATTGGAATATTGATCATATTAATCATGTGTGTGCATATACAGACAATATACATTATTGTGATATAATGGGTACTAACACATGCATATTAAATTCAGATAATAATGTTGAACCTATAAATAATAGGAAGGATagtaaacaaaattatattcaaaataattCATGTTTATGTCATGAATTTCGATTTCATGAGCttttaacaaataaacaaaaatataaattaataggAAATTCTGTCAATGTTACCGTTATATCTTTAATTTTCCAAACCTACAATGTTTTTAAAgatattttgaatatttaa
- a CDS encoding proteasome subunit alpha type-5, putative, producing the protein MFSTRSEYDRGVNTFSPEGRLFQVEYALGAIKLGSTAIGICVNDGVILASERRIASPLIEKDSVEKLLPIDDHIGCAMSGLMADARTLIDHARVECNHYKFIYNENINIKSCVELISELALDFSNLSDSKRKKIMSRPFGVALLIGGVDKNGPCLWYTEPSGTNTRFLAASIGSAQEGAELLLQENYNKNMSFEEAEILALTVLRQVMEDKLSSSNVEIAAIKKSDQMFYKYKPDDITKIIDSLPSPIYPTIDMTS; encoded by the exons ATGTTTTCAACaag aagTGAATATGACAGAGGAGTAAATACGTTCTCTCCGGAGGGGAGGCTCTTTCAAGTAGAATATGCATTAGGAGCTATAAAG TTGGGAAGTACAGCTATAGGGATATGCGTAAATGACGGAGTGATCTTAGCATCTGAAAGAAGAATTGCATCTCCTTTAATAGAAAAAGATTCtgtagaaaaattattaccaATTGATGATCATATAGGATGTGCAATGAGTGGGTTAATGGCAGATGCAAGAACGTTAATTGACCATGCAAGAGTAGAATGCAatcattataaatttatatataacgaaaacataaatataaaatcttGTGTAGAGCTAATTTCTGAATTAGCATTagatttttcaaatttatctGATTCTAAAAGAAAGAAAATTATGAGTAGACCTTTTGGTGTTGCTTTATTAATAGGAGGTGTAGATAAAAATGGTCCATGTTTATGGTATACAGAACCATCTGGAACGAATACTAGATTTTTAGCTGCATCTATAGGGTCAGCACAAGAAGGTGCAGAATTATTACTacaagaaaattataataaaaatatgagtTTTGAAGAAGCAGAAATTCTAGCTCTTACTGTATTAAGACAAGTAATGGAAGAtaaattatcatcatcaaaCGTTGAAATAGCTGCAATTAAGAAATCGGATCAaatgttttataaatataaacctgatgatattacaaaaattattGATTCATTACCTTCTCCAATATATCCAACAATTGATATGACATCATGA
- a CDS encoding mTERF domain-containing protein, putative, with protein MNNYYLLCFVIIYLNLLVCNLAICKTVYSSDSSKERKLVLLKRRETNALKFKSIQKKNNTNKHNVKNSNLYFLGTNLFITSAYQPIKLHHNIYKKINNHDKKVKKNIKWKYKILKATDKQLNNLKKIKNIDNTILGNNFQDKEDEIIDQIPEKFLNVFKWALEFKLKNSNSKFSRINKLAKKNNEQLKTLDNYAIGYKENLLAMLQNDKNFFVNIVKKLKSKDYFNFDIYSIFKFINIDIRFLFNPDCHNQSAVFFLILGNLDKSINYFIDNKHTVNFDQMPKDYDSDNQENGKSKMTIMERKKLLRTQKKIAKEEKRRLYNHRLSHPAEEDVAQAEAEVGEAEVAEAEVTEAEVTEAEAEVAEAETEVGKVAVGEVAVEKTSSVDDKLAFFLKHYKELEYFFTTHFKSGEEIKDFFERCNKKEKKIIKEEISFNSNGDKIINKKEIIKNGLNLEMIKKIIKTSPRLSLINKKTLTKRIDHYKNEINYNYNELMDILYNLPQFYSFGNLKKKYKELLYLHESIKEDDLKKLIKIYPRIFTYNIYRTIRPKLLYLIRHLNKSFTDSISFPQYYSYSFRLRIIPRHVAYMNLYYENYIKYYHELLRKYNYADLNNKFNNLVYNSNIPPINLKKLLQTSNKEFIEYYKIPYDQFVRSTQLAKHIQNPFIIY; from the coding sequence ATGAATAACTACTACTTGCTATGTTTcgtaattatatatttgaatttgCTTGTGTGCAACCTTGCAATTTGCAAAACCGTTTATAGTAGTGATAGTAGTAAAGAGCGTAAGCTGgtattattaaaaaggaGAGAAACAAATGCCTTAAAATTCAAATCAatacagaaaaaaaataatacaaacaaacacaatgtaaaaaatagtaacttatattttttaggaACAAATCTGTTTATTACATCAGCATATCAACCAATTAAACTtcatcataatatatataaaaagatCAATAACCATgataaaaaagttaaaaaaaatataaaatggaaatataaaatactAAAAGCAACAGATaaacaattaaataatttaaaaaaaattaaaaatatagataacaCTATATTAGGTAATAATTTTCAAGATAAAGAAGATGAAATTATAGATCAAATTCCAGAAaagtttttaaatgtttttaaatggGCTTTagaatttaaattaaaaaattccaATAGTAAATTTTccagaataaataaattagcaaaaaaaaataatgaacagTTAAAAACTTTAGATAATTATGCAATAGGTTACAAAGAAAATTTATTAGCCATGTtacaaaatgataaaaatttttttgtaaatatcgttaaaaaattaaaatcaaaagattattttaattttgatatttattctatttttaaatttattaatatagacATAAGATTTTTATTCAACCCAGATTGTCATAACCAATCCGctgttttttttctaattttggGAAACCTTGACAAAtctattaattattttatcgaTAATAAACACACAGTTAATTTCGATCAAATGCCTAAGGATTACGATTCTGATAATCAAGAGAATGGAAAATCAAAAATGACAATAatggaaagaaaaaaattacttagaacccaaaaaaaaatagctaaaGAGGAAAAGAGGAGGCTCTACAACCACCGCCTCTCTCACCCCGCCGAAGAGGACGTGGCACAGGCAGAGGCAGAAGTGGGAGAGGCAGAGGTGGCAGAGGCAGAAGTGACAGAGGCAGAAGTGACAGAGGCAGAGGCAGAAGTGGCAGAGGCAGAGACAGAAGTAGGGAAGGTAGCCGTGGGGGAGGTGGCCGTGGAAAAGACGTCGAGCGTAGATGACAAATTGGCATTCTTTCTCAAGCACTACAAAGAACTGGAATACTTTTTTACAACCCATTTTAAAAGTGGAGAGGAGATAAAAGATTTTTTTGAAAGGTGcaataaaaaggaaaagaaaataataaaagaggAAATAAGTTTTAATTCAAATGGagacaaaattataaataaaaaagagataataaaaaatggtttaaatttagaaatgataaaaaaaattattaaaacatcTCCTAGattatcattaataaataaaaaaacattaacTAAAAGAATAgatcattataaaaatgaaataaattataattataatgaacttatggatatattatataatttacctcaattttattcttttggaaatttaaaaaaaaaatacaaagaattattatatttacatgAATCAATAAAAGAagatgatttaaaaaaacttataaaaatatatcctagaatatttacatataacATTTATAGAACTATAAGaccaaaattattatatctaATTAGACATCTAAATAAATCTTTTACAGATTCTATTTCTTTTCCACAATATTATAGTTATAGCTTTCGACTAAGAATAATACCAAGACATGTTGCATATATGAATTTGtattatgaaaattatattaaatattatcatgAATTGTTAAGAAAATATAACTATGctgatttaaataataaatttaataatttagtTTATAATTCTAATATACCTCCaatcaatttaaaaaaattattacaaaCATCTAATAAAGAATTTATTGAATATTACAAAATACCATATGATCAATTTGTCAGATCTACACAACTAGCCAAGCATATACAAAACCCATTTATTATCTATTAG